Part of the Intestinibacillus sp. Marseille-P6563 genome is shown below.
CACAAGAAATTCGAACTCGCAGCCGCAAGCTGCCTGTCCGGTCCGCACAAGGACGACCTCGATCTGACCATCAACGGGGTGTCGGCCTCGTCGTTCGGCTCGCAGGGGCAGGTGCGCACCTGCGCGCTCGCTTTGAAGCTTGCCGAGCGGGACATGTTCTTTGAGGACTGCGGGGAATATCCGGTGCTGCTACTCGACGACGTGCTTTCCGAACTCGACCGGCGGCGGCAGGATTTTGTGTTAAACCGCATCGACAAAGGTCAGGTCATCATCACCTGCTGTGAGGAGGATATTACCCGGAAAATCGAGGCCGGGAAGGTTTTCACCATCCAAAACGGGAGGATTTTGGCAGAAAGCGACCGCGCACAATAAGCAAGATGCTTTTTATACAGTTTTTCACTGGGTTTCAAGCGGGAATTAGTCATTTTTACTCCAAAATATTTGCTTTTTCCACAGACAAAACGGCAAAAAAGTGGTATAATAGGTACAGAATCCATGCGGGAAAAACCAATAGAGAAGGCGGGGTAAAAAAAGCCGTGTATGTGCATATTGGACAGGACTATATGGTTCCCCTGCGGCAGATCGTCTGCATTTTCGATATGGATACCGCCACGGCTTCGGCGCGTACCCGCCGCCTGCTCACGCGGCTGGGCGACGAAGGCCGCATCGTCGATTTGTGCGATGACCTGCCCGGTTCGGCGGTTTTGTGCACCGGGGAATTGGGAGAGATTTTATATCTCTCGCCCATCTCCTCACGCACGCTGCAAAAGCGCGTGGAGGAAGGAACGCTGTAAAAGTGGGGCGTGTCCGCATGTTTGCTGAGAGCCGCGTCGCCGCGGGCGGGCTGCGGCCGGTTGATTATTTCGCAAAGTAAA
Proteins encoded:
- the remB gene encoding extracellular matrix regulator RemB is translated as MYVHIGQDYMVPLRQIVCIFDMDTATASARTRRLLTRLGDEGRIVDLCDDLPGSAVLCTGELGEILYLSPISSRTLQKRVEEGTL